Proteins from a genomic interval of Pecten maximus chromosome 13, xPecMax1.1, whole genome shotgun sequence:
- the LOC117341465 gene encoding E3 ubiquitin-protein ligase TRIM71-like — protein sequence MAAASDNIDISREISLCSLCNETFKSPKVLTCLHSFCTTCLEDHIGKSLVQNGQRYFPCPTCEGEVDMPSDALPGNYANAFNEDRFMEKLVELINAMKEGKLCDNCERREENVTAGNWCMDCHDALCDSCLKVHTHGKFTSGHVVIAVEDMRKMPLETIMKKNNKIPCMKHNEIITLYCVDCRDPLCVQCMAVSHRRCENVVTVTDAMSSSTDVQDVIGKLQNMQASLENANGLGDMEGVLEESIEASRSKIMAICNELCEKVRKEQVNLLKVLDNKAEQARGALRQKIEPKKMGAKAIRSANERMKMLTRYGSDVEVLLAYNQIRKQFDSSQGDLESLGSKEAAVKLDFEVNETMEKFVKEFENVGEVTLDEGDSTEGLSSWGVTCTTTEDIIVTDCKNKRIQKFSKFGDLVDYVQLEDEPRDITTCGHNDYVAITMVGKLIIYLTTKKTMQLIKRAKTEKQYDGISYSDREAVLLVTSLKEQCVDKIQMDGTILRTFQNKPDGLLRFVEPRYISASPDKSIVVSDVEGNEVMCFTHDGKPLYKYTPNGSNTVKRPQGVCFDKLGNLFIADYGNNRVQLLTNEGEFQRHVLGEETGLERPVALRLSNSSRMIIVQGDGMVKVFSYS from the exons ATGGCGGCCGCATCTGACAACATTGATATCTCGCGGGAGATCTCGTTGTGTAGTTTGTGTAACGAGACTTTCAAATCCCCAAAAGTGCTGACGTGTTTGCACAGTTTTTGTACGACTTGTCTTGAAGATCACATAGGTAAATCCCTAGTACAGAATGGACAGCGGTATTTTCCCTGTCCGACATGTGAAGGTGAAGTCGACATGCCGTCGGACGCTTTACCAGGGAATTATGCAAATGCATTTAATGAAGACCGCTTTATGGAGAAACTCGTAGAACTTATAAACGCAATGAAAGAAGGAAAACTGTGTGATAACTGTGAGAGGAGGGAGGAAAATGTAACAGCCGGAAATTGGTGTATGGACTGCCATGATGCTTTGTGTGACTCGTGCTTGAAGGTTCACACACACGGAAAGTTCACTTCCGGTCACGTGGTTATTGCGGTTGAAGACATGCGCAAAATGCCTTTAGAGACAATAATGAAAAAGAACAATAAGATTCCATGTATGAAACATAACGAAATAATCACGTTATACTGTGTGGACTGCCGGGATCCGCTCTGTGTCCAGTGTATGGCTGTGTCACATCGACGCTGTGAAAACGTTGTCACGGTAACGGACGCCATGTCGTCAAGCACAGATGTGCAAGACGTTATCGGAAAACTTCAGAACATGCAGGCATCGCTGGAGAACGCAAACGGCCTCGGGGACATGGAAGGTGTGTTGGAGGAGAGCATTGAGGCTTCACGGAGCAAGATTATGGCGATTTGTAACGAACTTTGTGAAAAGGTTAGAAAGGAACAGGTGAATTTGTTGAAGGTCCTTGATAATAAAGCGGAACAGGCTAGAGGCGCTCTTCGCCAAAAAATCGAACCCAAGAAAATGGGCGCTAAAGCCATCCGTTCTGCAAATGAAAGGATGAAGATGCTGACCCGTTACGGAAGTGACGTAGAAGTGTTGTTAGCCTATAATCAAATCCGGAAACAGTTCGATTCCAGTCAGGGAGATTTGGAAAGTCTTGGTTCTAAAGAAGCTGCTGTTAAATTAGACTTCGAAGTTAACGAAACAATGGAAAAATTCGTGAAGGAATTCGAAAATGTAGGGGAGGTTACTCTAGACGAGGGTGATAGCACCGAGGGACTGTCGTCATGGGGAGTCACGTGCACTACAACTGAGGACATCATTGTGACTGACTGCAAAAACAAGAGGATCCAGAAGTTCAGCAAG TTTGGTGATCTGGTTGACTACGTACAACTGGAGGACGAACCACGTGACATAACCACGTGCGGACACAACGACTACGTTGCCATTACGATGGTTGGGAAATTGATTATTTACCTAACAACCAAGAAGACAATGCAACTGATAAAACGGGCGAAAACCGAGAAACAATACGACGGCATTTCCTACTCCGACAGAGAGGCTGTTCTGTTAGTGACGTCATTGAAGGAACAATGTGTGGACAAAATTCAAATGGACGGCACAATTCTCCGAACATTCCAAAACAAACCGGATGGATTGCTGAGGTTCGTGGAACCTCGGTACATTTCGGCATCTCCCGATAAATCTATTGTCGTTTCGGATGTGGAGGGGAATGAGGTGATGTGCTTTACACACGACGGAAAGCCGCTGTATAAATACACGCCAAACGGTTCAAACACTGTCAAAAGACCACAGGGGGTCTGCTTCGATAAACTTGGAAATTTGTTCATAGCGGATTACGGAAACAATCGAGTTCAGCTCTTGACCAATGAGGGCGAGTTCCAGCGTCACGTGCTTGGAGAAGAGACTGGATTAGAGCGTCCTGTAGCATTGCGACTCAGCAACAGTAGCAGAATGATCATCGTCCAGGGAGACGGGATGGTCAAGGTGTTTAGCTACTCCTAA